From the genome of Gemmatimonadota bacterium, one region includes:
- a CDS encoding efflux RND transporter permease subunit: MKLIEFSTRRRVTVTMFVAAAVLFGMVAFQRLSINLLPDITYPTLTVRTEYEGTAPSEMERLITEPIEGSVGVVNGVIRVTSTSRPGMSDVVVEFAWGTDMDFASLDIREKLDQVRLPQDVRKPVLLRFDPSLDPIMRIGLYGEESLIALRLLAEEEIKPELESLEGVASVRVNGGLEEEIQVEIDQPKLAALRIPLSQVVNRLAQENVNLTGGELKDGEAEYLVRTFNEFKTIEEIQDIVVGQRQGTIITLADVGAVTRGHRERTVITRIDQQESVELAIYKEGDANTVTVAQFVKEALEQFRRTSGDLLGNSRMEVVADQSTFIRDSVSEVLNTAILGGFLAIIVLYLFLQSPKSTGIISVSIPISVVATFFLMYASDVSLNIMSLGGLALGIGMLVDNSIVVLESVQRYQDSGLSPREATNKGGSEVGKAVVASTMTTICVFVPIVFVEGIAGQLFRDQALTVTYSLVASLLVALTVIPMLASLEFSWIGEFAAVEKRKKESGHKGGVEAPARAMGLLGTVIGWLGRGILTCLTPLFWIFDRVIGRAYLVYPHIIRWALRHRLYVIGLAIVLLGGTWELRTKLGSELIPEMSQGAFSIAVEMPLGTPLAATTQTIQAIERIIRSQPEVRLVYSIVGTQSASGGSGGEERENVGEVNVVLHEGIIRDREIAVMERLRQMILEIPAVDTKFTRPSLFSSRTPIEVEVAGYNLQSLQMIAGEMMARMQTIPGLTDIKTTSEGGTPEVQIRFDRKRVAQIGTTINAIGGIIRNQVQGEVATQFTRGDRRVDIRVRSEEEHRSTVDDLRRLIVSPNNAPSPVPLSVVADLQVEMGPAEIRRIDQERVALISANLVGRSLSAVVADLEREIDQMELPADFSIKVGGQNEEQQRSFESMQLAIGLAIFLVYLVMASQFESLVHPFVIMFAIPFALVGVFALLLITGQTISVVVLIGLIMLAGIVVNNAIVLIDYINTLRRDEGMPKMEAIAQAGRVRLRPILMTTSTTVLGLLPMALGIFNFQPLVKSIEGVLDGVLSGQVYIAVMAVVGMLFPVGQGAEIRAPMAITVIGGLVVSTLVTLVLIPTLYSLTDRKE, from the coding sequence ATGAAGCTCATTGAATTTTCAACCCGGCGACGGGTAACAGTAACGATGTTTGTGGCTGCGGCAGTGCTATTCGGCATGGTTGCTTTTCAGCGCCTATCGATCAACCTGCTGCCCGATATCACCTATCCCACCCTGACGGTGCGCACAGAATACGAAGGCACAGCACCCTCGGAGATGGAACGCTTAATCACCGAGCCGATTGAGGGGTCTGTGGGTGTGGTAAATGGAGTTATCCGGGTCACATCGACCTCGCGCCCTGGCATGTCGGATGTGGTGGTGGAATTTGCCTGGGGTACGGACATGGATTTTGCTTCACTCGATATTCGGGAAAAGCTCGATCAGGTACGCCTACCACAGGACGTGAGAAAACCCGTACTGCTGAGATTTGACCCCTCGTTGGACCCGATCATGCGTATCGGACTCTACGGCGAAGAAAGCCTGATCGCGCTGCGCCTCCTGGCCGAAGAAGAAATTAAGCCCGAATTGGAAAGCCTCGAAGGGGTCGCATCTGTGCGCGTCAATGGTGGCCTGGAAGAAGAAATACAAGTTGAAATTGACCAGCCCAAACTGGCTGCACTGCGCATTCCTCTATCTCAGGTCGTCAATCGCTTAGCCCAGGAAAATGTGAACTTGACGGGAGGAGAACTCAAAGATGGCGAAGCGGAATACCTGGTTCGCACCTTCAACGAATTTAAAACAATAGAAGAAATTCAGGATATTGTGGTGGGCCAACGACAGGGCACCATTATCACATTAGCCGATGTGGGCGCGGTGACCCGAGGACACCGCGAACGCACGGTAATTACGCGTATTGATCAGCAAGAAAGTGTCGAACTGGCCATATACAAAGAGGGCGATGCCAATACCGTAACAGTTGCGCAATTCGTTAAAGAGGCCCTTGAGCAATTCCGCCGCACATCCGGCGATTTGCTGGGCAATTCTCGGATGGAGGTCGTCGCGGATCAATCGACATTCATTCGAGACTCGGTTTCCGAGGTCCTCAACACCGCTATTTTGGGCGGTTTTTTGGCCATTATCGTTCTCTATCTGTTTTTGCAAAGCCCCAAAAGCACGGGCATCATCAGCGTATCTATTCCCATTTCAGTTGTTGCGACATTTTTCCTCATGTACGCATCTGACGTAAGCCTCAACATCATGTCTCTGGGAGGTCTTGCCCTGGGAATTGGCATGCTGGTTGACAACTCAATTGTCGTACTCGAAAGCGTACAGCGTTACCAGGATAGCGGTCTGAGTCCGCGTGAAGCGACCAATAAAGGGGGGTCTGAAGTGGGGAAGGCTGTGGTGGCTTCTACAATGACGACAATATGCGTCTTTGTCCCCATTGTTTTTGTAGAAGGCATTGCAGGGCAACTCTTCCGGGACCAGGCACTTACCGTGACCTATTCGCTCGTCGCCTCCCTGCTCGTTGCCCTCACGGTCATACCTATGCTGGCTTCATTGGAATTTTCCTGGATTGGCGAATTTGCCGCCGTAGAGAAACGAAAAAAGGAAAGTGGACACAAGGGGGGTGTAGAAGCCCCAGCCCGTGCTATGGGATTGCTGGGCACGGTTATAGGATGGCTGGGACGCGGCATTCTGACCTGCCTGACACCTTTATTCTGGATTTTTGACAGAGTGATTGGGCGCGCTTATCTCGTCTATCCGCACATTATCAGATGGGCGCTCAGGCATCGCCTGTATGTGATTGGATTGGCAATTGTCCTTTTGGGTGGAACCTGGGAACTCCGCACAAAATTGGGCAGTGAACTGATCCCCGAAATGAGCCAGGGAGCGTTCTCAATCGCAGTCGAAATGCCGTTGGGCACACCCCTTGCTGCCACCACACAAACCATTCAAGCCATTGAGAGGATTATTCGCAGTCAACCCGAAGTGCGCTTGGTTTACAGCATTGTCGGTACACAATCGGCATCTGGCGGCAGCGGCGGAGAAGAAAGGGAAAATGTAGGCGAAGTCAATGTCGTACTCCACGAGGGCATTATTCGAGACCGCGAAATTGCCGTGATGGAACGCTTGCGCCAGATGATCCTGGAAATTCCCGCCGTGGACACAAAATTTACCCGCCCGTCGCTATTCTCGTCCCGCACGCCAATCGAAGTGGAAGTCGCCGGTTATAATTTGCAGTCGCTACAGATGATCGCCGGGGAAATGATGGCGCGCATGCAAACCATCCCGGGACTGACAGATATTAAAACAACGAGCGAGGGCGGTACACCCGAAGTGCAAATTCGGTTTGACCGCAAGCGCGTGGCGCAAATAGGCACGACGATTAATGCCATTGGCGGGATTATCCGCAATCAGGTTCAAGGAGAGGTTGCCACACAATTTACCCGAGGAGATCGGCGGGTCGATATTCGCGTTCGTTCCGAAGAGGAACACCGAAGCACAGTAGATGATCTGAGGCGGTTGATCGTCAGCCCCAACAATGCCCCATCGCCGGTGCCTTTGAGTGTGGTCGCCGATTTACAGGTGGAAATGGGGCCTGCAGAAATTCGCAGAATTGACCAGGAGCGCGTGGCATTGATTTCAGCCAATCTGGTGGGTCGAAGTCTGAGTGCCGTCGTCGCAGACCTCGAACGCGAAATTGATCAGATGGAATTACCCGCTGATTTTTCGATTAAAGTGGGTGGTCAGAATGAAGAGCAACAGCGATCGTTTGAAAGTATGCAACTGGCGATTGGGTTGGCGATTTTTCTCGTTTATCTGGTAATGGCATCGCAGTTTGAATCGCTCGTTCATCCTTTTGTAATCATGTTTGCCATACCTTTTGCTCTGGTAGGCGTTTTTGCCCTGCTCCTCATAACCGGACAGACCATCAGTGTGGTCGTCCTCATTGGTTTGATTATGTTGGCTGGCATTGTCGTCAACAATGCCATTGTGCTCATCGATTATATCAACACGCTCCGAAGAGATGAGGGCATGCCCAAAATGGAAGCCATTGCACAGGCGGGCAGAGTGCGCCTGCGTCCCATTTTGATGACCACCTCTACAACCGTGCTCGGTCTGTTGCCCATGGCACTGGGCATTTTCAATTTTCAGCCCCTTGTCAAAAGCATTGAAGGCGTGCTGGATGGCGTGTTATCCGGGCAGGTATACATCGCAGTCATGGCTGTGGTGGGTATGCTTTTCCCGGTAGGGCAGGGCGCTGAGATACGCGCGCCTATGGCCATTACCGTCATAGGCGGCCTGGTCGTATCAACCCTGGTAACCCTGGTGCTGATCCCAACGCTTTATTCGCTAACCGACCGCAAGGAGTAG
- a CDS encoding RDD family protein codes for MDQSRDEAFVESLQNYSLSELEDIYAHLDRDLFPERYDQVRAEIETRLKDFDPKSMETSTLTDSPGILRRLASSAIDFSMQVLVPFLIFFLLKSVLFPSAQTASAGGGRGGGRGGGGRGGGRGGGGGNQSDDLWSDITGFIGSAKDIAVGVIEGDPAAQSRAMIIWNDFGIILVILLVFRIFMTLSGWARSGFTPGMRELGIRVERVGGGIPTWSQAVGRFVLQPLLFVGTLGLSGFWMLWDPGSRALHDKILGTRLVRLVRTWEKTEAERRFE; via the coding sequence ATGGACCAGAGCCGAGATGAAGCATTTGTCGAATCGCTTCAGAACTATTCGCTTTCAGAACTCGAAGATATTTATGCACATCTGGATCGCGATCTATTTCCAGAGCGATACGACCAAGTCAGGGCAGAAATCGAAACGCGCTTAAAAGACTTCGATCCAAAATCTATGGAAACAAGTACGCTGACGGATTCCCCCGGGATCTTGAGACGTCTCGCGTCGAGCGCAATTGATTTCTCCATGCAAGTGCTCGTTCCTTTTTTAATTTTTTTTCTTCTCAAAAGCGTTCTTTTTCCAAGCGCGCAAACCGCAAGTGCTGGCGGTGGCCGCGGCGGCGGACGAGGTGGTGGCGGACGAGGTGGCGGACGAGGCGGCGGTGGCGGCAATCAATCCGATGATCTCTGGTCAGACATCACGGGTTTCATAGGGAGTGCGAAGGATATCGCCGTTGGAGTGATCGAGGGAGATCCCGCAGCGCAGAGCAGGGCGATGATTATCTGGAATGATTTTGGAATCATTCTGGTCATTCTGCTCGTTTTTCGTATTTTCATGACCTTATCGGGATGGGCGCGTTCTGGATTTACCCCGGGGATGCGCGAATTGGGCATTCGAGTCGAGCGCGTTGGGGGAGGTATTCCAACCTGGTCACAGGCAGTGGGCAGATTTGTTCTACAGCCTCTGCTTTTTGTCGGGACACTGGGTCTCAGTGGATTTTGGATGCTGTGGGATCCCGGCAGCCGGGCACTTCACGATAAAATTCTCGGCACAAGACTCGTTCGCCTGGTGCGCACCTGGGAAAAGACAGAAGCCGAAAGAAGATTTGAATAG